One genomic segment of Pseudobdellovibrionaceae bacterium includes these proteins:
- a CDS encoding VWA domain-containing protein, which translates to MFRFENHDAFQWLWLLPILWVIVIATARLAARRLQSAFGAKLSPLLTSSVSKRKRLTKNILMTLVLVLMVFALARPQAGQSSAEVKSAGVELMLLVDVSESMMAEDLKPNRLTQAKIELSRMVERLPGHKIGVIAFAGSAALLSPLTTDPNALKMYLDSLSPQSVSAQGTNFSRAIEEAVAAFKRGGEQDDPTTRVTRVILVASDGEDHEQGALEAAKKLTAEGVRIFALAYGTETGGVIPQRDSLGFLRGYKKTPGSNQDIVSQVKGDALRALAQAGQGSFYHSSFGGSHINEVVEDINRLEKTEFDSRVVTQYDEKFTILLWAALVLALIELLLGERHAVGRLWKGRFEVSAS; encoded by the coding sequence ATGTTTCGCTTTGAAAACCACGATGCGTTTCAGTGGCTGTGGCTTTTACCGATTCTGTGGGTGATCGTGATCGCGACCGCGCGTTTGGCCGCACGACGTTTGCAATCGGCCTTCGGCGCGAAGCTCTCGCCGCTTCTGACCTCCAGCGTTTCCAAACGCAAACGGCTGACGAAAAACATCCTGATGACGCTCGTGCTGGTGCTGATGGTTTTCGCGTTGGCGCGGCCCCAGGCGGGACAAAGTTCCGCCGAAGTGAAGTCGGCGGGCGTGGAGCTCATGCTGCTCGTCGACGTGTCGGAATCCATGATGGCCGAGGACTTGAAACCCAATCGGTTGACTCAGGCGAAGATCGAGTTGTCGCGCATGGTGGAGCGTCTGCCGGGTCACAAGATCGGCGTCATCGCGTTCGCGGGTTCGGCGGCCCTGCTCTCGCCGCTGACGACCGATCCGAACGCGCTGAAGATGTATCTGGATTCTTTGTCCCCGCAGTCGGTCAGCGCGCAGGGGACGAATTTTTCGCGCGCCATCGAAGAGGCCGTCGCCGCTTTCAAGCGTGGCGGCGAGCAGGATGATCCCACGACGCGCGTGACTCGGGTGATCTTGGTGGCCTCGGACGGTGAGGATCACGAGCAAGGCGCGCTGGAAGCCGCGAAGAAACTCACCGCGGAAGGCGTGCGCATCTTCGCTTTGGCTTACGGAACCGAGACGGGCGGCGTGATCCCGCAGCGCGACTCGCTGGGTTTTTTGCGTGGCTACAAGAAAACTCCCGGCTCGAATCAAGATATCGTCAGTCAGGTGAAGGGCGATGCTTTGCGCGCGCTCGCGCAAGCGGGGCAGGGTTCGTTCTATCACTCGAGCTTCGGCGGCAGCCACATCAACGAGGTGGTGGAAGACATCAATCGCCTCGAGAAAACCGAATTCGATTCCCGCGTCGTCACCCAGTACGACGAGAAGTTCACGATCCTGTTGTGGG
- a CDS encoding VWA domain-containing protein, which produces MISSGQPVFAFQSPWVFSLLLVLALVLLYWWWRRRDKIASLHFSSVRALKGVKPSLRGRLVHLPMLLKAVAIGFMIVALARPQESSVMTKRNVEGIDIMIVLDVSDSMLIEDMKPLNRLEAAKETIANFVKARTSDRIGIVIFAGESFTLVPLTLDYELLLSRIGEITTARQARIKDGTAIGVAMANGAGRLRESTAKSRVMIFLTDGENNSGTIDPETGLEIAKGYGIKVYSIGLGKDGPTQIPVYTNDITGRQIKTYQPFESTVNDDLLSRMGSETGGKYFRAIREDSLRGVFSAIDSLEKTKVEENKFTRYEELFQEWLTWAILLYGAGWILGQTWLRRNP; this is translated from the coding sequence ATGATCAGTTCGGGTCAGCCGGTTTTCGCCTTCCAGAGCCCGTGGGTCTTTTCGCTTCTGCTCGTGCTGGCGCTGGTTCTTCTGTATTGGTGGTGGCGTCGTCGCGACAAGATCGCGAGCCTGCACTTTTCGTCCGTGCGCGCGCTGAAGGGCGTGAAACCTTCGCTGCGGGGACGTCTTGTCCATCTGCCGATGCTTTTGAAGGCGGTCGCCATCGGATTCATGATCGTGGCGCTCGCCCGTCCGCAGGAATCCTCGGTGATGACGAAAAGAAACGTCGAGGGGATCGACATCATGATCGTCCTGGACGTTTCGGACTCGATGCTGATCGAGGATATGAAGCCGTTGAATCGCCTCGAGGCCGCGAAAGAAACCATCGCGAACTTCGTGAAGGCGCGGACCTCGGACCGCATCGGGATCGTGATCTTCGCCGGGGAAAGTTTCACGCTGGTGCCGCTGACCCTGGATTACGAGCTGCTGCTTTCCCGCATCGGCGAGATCACGACCGCGCGCCAAGCCCGCATCAAAGACGGGACCGCGATCGGGGTGGCCATGGCGAACGGGGCGGGCCGCTTGCGTGAGTCGACGGCGAAAAGCCGGGTCATGATTTTCCTGACGGACGGTGAAAACAACTCGGGCACCATCGATCCCGAAACGGGCCTCGAGATCGCGAAGGGTTACGGCATCAAGGTCTACTCCATCGGTTTGGGGAAAGACGGCCCCACGCAGATTCCGGTTTATACGAATGACATCACCGGACGGCAGATCAAGACCTACCAGCCGTTCGAGAGCACCGTGAACGACGACCTTTTGAGCCGCATGGGCTCCGAGACGGGCGGTAAGTACTTCCGCGCGATTCGTGAGGACTCCCTGCGGGGCGTGTTCTCGGCCATCGATTCGCTGGAAAAAACCAAAGTCGAAGAGAACAAATTCACCCGCTACGAAGAACTCTTTCAAGAGTGGCTGACCTGGGCGATTCTGCTTTACGGCGCGGGTTGGATCTTGGGCCAAACTTGGCTGCGGAGGAATCCGTAA
- a CDS encoding DUF58 domain-containing protein, whose protein sequence is MSVPAEVIKKVKLLEIRTRKLVNNVFAGEYHTVFKGQGMTFADFREYVPGDDVRTISWTLTARTGKTFIKKFDEEREMTVILAVDVSASTEFGSNELVKGEAMTHLAALLAFSATRNKDQVGLLLFSDVVEHFVPPKKGRGQVQRILRDLYYFKPRSRKTRVNAAVQHLAGILKKRSLVFLMSDFQDEGYEQGLRLLGRKHDVVAIVVGDKAERELPDVGLLEVQDSETGEIVTVDTSSSAFRAAFKADQLKRQDVRDRMLRQSQVDRVDVDASGSYVDPLISFFERRKG, encoded by the coding sequence GTGTCAGTTCCGGCGGAGGTCATCAAGAAAGTCAAACTGCTGGAGATTCGCACCCGCAAACTCGTGAACAACGTTTTCGCGGGCGAATACCACACGGTCTTTAAGGGCCAGGGGATGACTTTCGCCGATTTTCGCGAGTACGTGCCCGGCGACGACGTCCGCACGATCTCGTGGACGCTGACCGCGCGTACGGGAAAGACCTTCATCAAAAAATTCGACGAAGAGCGCGAGATGACCGTCATCCTCGCGGTCGACGTCAGCGCCTCGACCGAGTTTGGCTCCAATGAGCTGGTGAAGGGCGAGGCGATGACCCACCTCGCGGCGCTGCTCGCGTTTTCGGCGACGCGGAACAAGGATCAGGTCGGACTTCTTCTGTTCTCGGATGTCGTCGAGCATTTCGTCCCGCCTAAAAAAGGGCGGGGTCAAGTGCAGCGGATTTTGCGCGATCTGTACTACTTCAAACCCCGCAGCCGCAAAACGCGCGTGAACGCGGCCGTTCAGCATCTGGCGGGCATCCTGAAAAAACGCTCGCTCGTTTTTTTGATGAGCGACTTTCAGGACGAAGGTTACGAACAAGGGCTGCGGCTTCTGGGGCGTAAGCACGATGTGGTCGCCATCGTCGTTGGCGACAAGGCCGAGCGTGAGCTTCCGGACGTGGGGCTGCTTGAAGTCCAAGATTCGGAAACGGGCGAGATCGTGACCGTGGATACCTCGTCGTCGGCATTTCGTGCGGCGTTCAAGGCGGATCAGCTGAAACGTCAAGACGTGCGTGACCGCATGCTTCGTCAAAGTCAGGTCGATCGCGTCGATGTCGATGCCAGCGGCAGTTACGTCGATCCCTTGATCTCGTTCTTCGAAAGACGGAAGGGCTAA